A stretch of the Malus sylvestris chromosome 10, drMalSylv7.2, whole genome shotgun sequence genome encodes the following:
- the LOC126586111 gene encoding putative polyol transporter 1 — translation MEMADQRAENNVVSGQPQNSIADFDPPKKPKTKKFAVACAVLASMTSILLGYDIGVMSGASLFIKENLNISDVQVEVLNGTLNIYSLIGSALAGKTSDWIGRRYTIVLAGTIFFIGALLMGFAPNYAFLMFGRFIAGVGVGYALMIAPVYTAEISPASFRGFLTSFPEVFVNVGILLGYVSNFALAKLPIHLNWRIMLGIGAIPSVFLALGVLAMPESPRWLVMQGRLGDAKRVLNKTSSSEEESQLRLDEIKEAARIPKDSKDEVVQVSKRSQGEGILKELLLRPTPAVRHILIAALGIHFFQQLSGTDSVVLYSPRIFEKAGITFYNDKLLATVAVGFVKTIAILVATFQVDRFGRRILLLSSVGGMVVSFTLLGVGLTVIDQSHSKVPWAVGLCIAMVLFIVAFFSIGLGPITWVYSSEIFPLQLRAQGCSMGVAVNRVTSGVISMTFISLYKAITIGGAFFLYAGIAALSWVFFYTLYPETQGRSLEDMEVLFGKYHKWREANAMLNKTKQADHGFGDDNKAQIH, via the exons ATGGAGATGGCTGACCAGAGAGCAGAAAATAACGTCGTCTCCGGCCAACCCCAGAATAGTATTGCAGACTTTGATCCCCCAAAGAAACCCAAGACAAAGAAGTTCGCTGTTGCCTGTGCCGTTTTGGCTTCAATGACGTCTATCTTACTGGGTTATG ATATTGGTGTAATGAGTGGAGCGTCTCTCTTCATCAAAGAAAACCTCAATATCAGCGACGTTCAAGTTGAAGTTCTTAACGGTACCTTGAACATATACTCTCTCATTGGCTCTGCCTTGGCCGGTAAAACCTCTGACTGGATTGGACGCCGGTACACCATAGTACTTGCCGGAACAATCTTCTTTATTGGAGCTCTCCTCATGGGTTTTGCCCCGAACTACGCCTTCCTCATGTTCGGTAGATTCATTGCCGGAGTTGGAGTTGGCTATGCTCTCATGATAGCTCCTGTCTACACCGCCGAGATCTCTCCGGCCTCGTTTCGTGGCTTCCTCACATCTTTCCCCGAG GTGTTTGTTAATGTTGGTATATTACTGGGGTACGTATCCAACTTTGCCTTAGCCAAGCTCCCAATCCACTTGAACTGGAGGATCATGCTCGGCATTGGCGCAATTCCCTCAGTTTTTCTTGCCCTCGGCGTTTTAGCCATGCCCGAGTCACCACGCTGGCTCGTCATGCAAGGGAGACTCGGAGACGCCAAGCGAGTACTAAATAAAACATCATCTTCTGAAGAGGAATCGCAACTCAGACTAGACGAGATTAAAGAAGCTGCAAGAATCCCCAAAGACTCAAAGGATGAGGTCGTTCAAGTTTCTAAACGCAGCCAAGGTGAAGGTATATTGAAGGAATTGCTCCTCCGCCCCACACCGGCCGTTCGCCACATTTTAATAGCAGCCCTTGGTATCCACTTCTTTCAACAATTGTCGGGCACAGACTCTGTGGTTTTATACAGCCCCAGGATCTTCGAAAAGGCGGGAATCACTTTTTACAATGACAAGCTACTTGCAACCGTGGCTGTTGGATTTGTCAAAACCATTGCAATCTTGGTGGCAACATTTCAAGTTGATCGATTCGGACGTCGTATTTTGCTTTTGAGCAGCGTGGGTGGAATGGTAGTTTCTTTTACGCTGCTCGGTGTGGGTCTTACGGTCATTGATCAATCCCACAGCAAGGTTCCGTGGGCCGTCGGGTTATGCATCGCCATGGTACTATTCATCGTCGCTTTTTTCTCCATCGGGTTGGGACCCATCACGTGGGTCTACAGCTCTGAGATCTTTCCGTTGCAGTTGCGCGCGCAAGGGTGCAGTATGGGGGTGGCCGTAAATAGGGTGACGAGTGGGGTCATCTCGATGACTTTTATTTCATTGTATAAGGCCATCACGATTGGTGGGGCCTTCTTTCTTTACGCGGGAATTGCTGCTCTTAGTTGGGTCTTCTTTTATACGTTGTATCCAGAAACGCAGGGTCGATCCCTTGAAGATATGGAGGTCTTGTTTGGTAAATACCACAAGTGGAGAGAAGCCAATGCCATGCTTAACAAGACTAAGCAAGCTGATCATGGTTTTGGTGATGACAACAAGGCTCAAATCCATTAG
- the LOC126586113 gene encoding putative polyol transporter 1 has protein sequence MEMADQRAENNVVSGQPQNSIADFDPPKKPKTKKFAVACAVLASMTSILLGYDIGVMSGASLFIKENLNISDVQVEVLNGTLNIYSLIGSALAGKTSDWIGRRYTIVLAGTIFFIGALLMGFAPNYAFLMFGRFIAGVGVGYALMIAPVYTTEISPASFRGFLTSFPEVFVNVGILLGYVSNFAFAKLPIHLNWRIMLGIGAIPSVFLALGVLAMPESPRWLVMQGRLGDAKRVLNKTSSSEEESQLRLDEIKEVAGIPKDSKDEVVQVSKRSQGEGIWKELLIRPTPAVRHILIAALGIHFFQQLSGTDSVVLYSPRIFEKAGITSYNDKLLATVAVGFVKTIAILVATFQVDRFGRRILLLSSVGGMVVSFTLLGVGLTVIDQSHSKVPWAIGLCIAMVLFIVAFFSIGLGPITWVYSSEIFPLQLRAQGCSMGVAVNRVTSGVISMTFISLYKAITIGGAFFLYAGIAAFSWVFFYTLYPETQGRSLEDMEVLFGKYHKWRKANALLDKTKQADHGFGDDNKAQIH, from the exons ATGGAGATGGCTGACCAGAGGGCAGAAAATAACGTCGTCTCCGGCCAACCCCAGAATAGTATTGCAGACTTTGATCCCCCAAAGAAACCCAAGACAAAGAAGTTCGCTGTTGCCTGTGCCGTTTTGGCTTCAATGACGTCTATCTTACTGGGTTATG ATATTGGTGTAATGAGTGGAGCGTCTCTCTTCATCAAAGAAAACCTCAATATTAGTGACGTTCAAGTCGAAGTTCTTAACGGTACCTTGAACATATACTCTCTCATTGGCTCCGCCTTGGCCGGTAAAACCTCTGACTGGATTGGACGCCGGTACACCATAGTACTTGCCGGAACAATCTTCTTTATTGGAGCTCTCCTCATGGGTTTTGCCCCGAACTACGCCTTCCTCATGTTCGGTAGATTCATTGCCGGAGTTGGAGTTGGCTATGCTCTTATGATAGCTCCTGTCTACACCACCGAGATCTCTCCGGCCTCGTTTCGTGGCTTCCTCACATCTTTCCCCGAG GTGTTTGTTAACGTTGGTATATTACTGGGGTACGTATCCAACTTTGCCTTTGCCAAGCTCCCAATCCACTTGAACTGGAGGATCATGCTCGGCATTGGCGCAATTCCCTCAGTTTTTCTTGCCCTCGGCGTTTTAGCCATGCCCGAGTCACCACGCTGGCTCGTCATGCAAGGGAGACTCGGAGACGCCAAGCGAGTACTAAATAAAACATCATCTTCTGAAGAGGAATCGCAGCTCAGACTAGACGAGATTAAAGAAGTTGCAGGAATCCCCAAAGACTCAAAGGATGAGGTCGTTCAGGTTTCTAAACGCAGCCAAGGTGAAGGTATATGGAAGGAATTGCTCATCCGACCCACGCCGGCTGTTCGCCACATTTTAATAGCAGCCCTTGGTATCCACTTCTTTCAACAATTGTCGGGCACAGACTCTGTGGTTTTGTACAGCCCTAGGATCTTCGAGAAGGCGGGAATCACTTCTTACAATGACAAGCTACTTGCAACCGTGGCTGTTGGATTTGTCAAGACCATTGCAATCTTGGTGGCAACATTTCAAGTTGATCGGTTTGGACGTCGTATTTTGCTTTTGAGCAGCGTGGGTGGAATGGTAGTTTCTTTTACGCTGCTCGGTGTGGGTCTTACGGTCATTGATCAATCCCACAGCAAGGTCCCATGGGCCATCGGGTTGTGCATCGCCATGGTACTATTCATCGTTGCTTTTTTCTCCATTGGGTTGGGACCCATCACGTGGGTCTACAGTTCTGAGATTTTTCCGTTGCAGTTGCGCGCGCAAGGGTGCAGTATGGGGGTGGCCGTAAACAGGGTGACGAGTGGGGTCATCTCGATGACTTTTATTTCATTGTATAAGGCCATCACGATTGGAGGGGCCTTTTTTCTTTACGCGGGAATTGCTGCGTTTAGTTGGGTTTTCTTTTATACGTTGTATCCAGAAACGCAGGGTCGATCCCTTGAAGATATGGAGGTCTTGTTTGGTAAATACCACAAGTGGAGAAAAGCCAATGCCCTGCTTGACAAGACTAAGCAAGCTGATCATGGTTTTGGTGACGACAACAAGGCTCAAATCCATTAG